Proteins co-encoded in one Kribbella qitaiheensis genomic window:
- a CDS encoding M16 family metallopeptidase, with protein MPLNYPLAEQTLDNGLRVVVSSDKAVPIVAVNLWYDVGSRHEPPGLTGFAHLFEHLMFQGSRNVESGQHFSLLETAGASLNASTFFDRTNYFESLPSGGLDLALWLEADRMGYLLDAVNQENLDNQRDVVKEEKRQSYDNRPYGDSYERLVRLLFPAGHPYAHMTIGSMADLDAAALEDVHAFFRTHYGPNNAVLTIVGDVSEEDAFDAAKRYFGHLPAIPTPPPAPDGTIGPLTEVLRDDVVEDVPSDLITMMFRLPVDGTPELDAAALALDVLAAGQSGRLNRRLVRDEQIAQSVSGGALPLIGGVSFGTLTGIASADFDLQQVEDALVEEIEKLAADGVTEDELATVQAQNERDWLEQLATCSGRADEISHHALLFGDPNRINTRIDEIRAVTTEQVQQAAAKWIRAAGPRPGDVPPQQHRGAGMTSQALTTPPSVAPPRPWSFPLSTTTTTRAGTPVHVFDQPGQYVATVRVTIALPLFTEPRELEGVATIMSRTLDEGTELKSANEFAAALERHGAAYGVDVSSDALHVEISVPTSQLAPAVKLLAEAVTRPAFNTADVGRHVTIRLGEINQERANAGYRAREAFAGHLFDTSVRRSRPTAGTPDTIRPLTNVQVAKFYRENIGPARAQILFAGDATGVDVAAIVDDAFGDWTSEAGAALEVPEPQYTLGDRVVLVNRPGSVQSQLLIGCPGPDRREDIWGAAAVANHVVGGTITSRVDTVLREEKGYTYGTRTSFNAPRKGGTFTLGGAVRTEVTGAAITDALRILREARDGLTDREVQEAQDSLIRTAPLRYEQADSIAQQVGSNIAVGVPLDFADTYLAQIAATTADVATDAYRRYVGTNGLLVVVVGEAKDVRDQLSGLNMGDIIELS; from the coding sequence ATGCCGCTGAACTATCCCCTTGCCGAGCAGACGTTGGACAACGGTCTGCGTGTTGTCGTCAGTTCGGACAAGGCGGTGCCGATCGTCGCAGTGAACCTCTGGTACGACGTGGGGTCGCGGCACGAGCCGCCCGGCCTGACCGGTTTCGCGCACCTTTTCGAGCACCTGATGTTCCAGGGATCGCGCAATGTCGAGTCCGGCCAGCACTTCAGCCTGCTGGAGACCGCCGGTGCGAGCCTGAACGCGAGCACCTTCTTCGACCGGACGAACTACTTCGAGTCGCTGCCCAGCGGCGGCCTCGATCTGGCGCTGTGGCTCGAGGCCGACCGGATGGGCTACCTGCTCGACGCGGTCAACCAGGAGAACCTCGACAACCAGCGCGACGTGGTGAAGGAAGAGAAGCGGCAGAGCTACGACAACCGCCCGTACGGCGATTCGTACGAGCGGCTCGTGCGGCTGCTGTTCCCGGCCGGCCACCCGTACGCGCACATGACGATCGGGTCGATGGCGGACCTGGACGCGGCGGCGCTGGAGGACGTGCACGCGTTCTTCCGCACGCACTACGGCCCCAACAACGCCGTGCTGACGATCGTCGGCGACGTCTCCGAGGAGGACGCGTTCGACGCCGCCAAACGGTACTTCGGCCACCTGCCGGCGATCCCGACGCCGCCACCCGCTCCGGACGGCACGATCGGCCCGCTCACCGAAGTACTGCGGGACGACGTGGTCGAAGACGTTCCCTCGGACCTGATCACGATGATGTTCCGGCTGCCGGTGGACGGCACGCCCGAGCTCGACGCGGCGGCGCTCGCGCTCGACGTCCTCGCGGCCGGCCAGAGCGGGCGGCTCAACCGCCGCCTGGTCCGCGATGAGCAGATCGCGCAGTCGGTCTCCGGCGGCGCGCTGCCGCTGATCGGCGGGGTTTCGTTCGGCACACTGACCGGGATCGCGTCGGCCGACTTCGACCTGCAGCAGGTCGAGGACGCGCTGGTCGAGGAGATCGAGAAGCTCGCCGCCGATGGCGTCACCGAGGACGAGCTGGCCACGGTCCAGGCACAGAACGAGCGCGACTGGCTCGAGCAGCTCGCGACCTGCTCCGGCCGCGCCGACGAGATCTCGCATCACGCCTTGCTGTTCGGCGACCCGAACAGGATCAACACCCGGATCGACGAGATTCGCGCCGTCACCACCGAGCAGGTCCAGCAGGCGGCCGCGAAGTGGATCCGCGCCGCCGGCCCGCGTCCAGGTGACGTACCGCCGCAGCAACACAGGGGAGCAGGAATGACCAGCCAGGCCTTGACCACACCGCCCTCCGTCGCGCCGCCGCGGCCCTGGTCGTTCCCGCTGTCGACCACGACGACAACGCGGGCCGGGACGCCGGTGCACGTGTTCGACCAGCCAGGGCAGTACGTGGCCACTGTGCGCGTCACGATCGCACTGCCTTTGTTCACCGAGCCCCGTGAGCTGGAAGGCGTCGCGACGATCATGTCGCGCACGCTCGACGAGGGCACCGAGCTCAAGTCGGCCAACGAGTTCGCGGCGGCTCTGGAGCGCCACGGCGCGGCGTACGGGGTGGACGTCAGCTCCGACGCGTTGCACGTCGAGATCTCGGTGCCGACCTCGCAGCTGGCCCCGGCCGTGAAGCTGCTCGCCGAGGCGGTCACCCGGCCGGCCTTCAACACCGCCGATGTGGGCCGGCACGTGACGATCCGGCTCGGCGAGATCAACCAGGAACGCGCCAACGCGGGATACCGGGCCCGCGAGGCGTTCGCGGGGCATCTCTTCGACACCTCGGTCCGTCGTTCGCGGCCGACCGCCGGTACGCCGGACACGATCCGGCCGCTGACGAACGTCCAGGTGGCCAAGTTCTACCGCGAGAACATCGGCCCGGCGCGGGCGCAGATCCTGTTCGCGGGCGACGCGACCGGTGTGGATGTCGCGGCGATCGTGGACGACGCCTTCGGCGACTGGACCTCTGAGGCCGGAGCGGCTTTGGAGGTGCCCGAGCCGCAGTACACGCTCGGCGACCGCGTCGTACTGGTGAACCGGCCGGGCTCGGTCCAGAGCCAGCTCCTGATCGGCTGCCCCGGTCCGGACCGCCGCGAGGACATCTGGGGTGCGGCCGCGGTCGCGAACCACGTGGTCGGCGGCACCATCACCTCCCGCGTCGACACCGTGCTGCGCGAGGAGAAGGGGTACACGTACGGCACCCGCACCAGCTTCAACGCGCCGCGCAAGGGCGGCACCTTCACGCTGGGCGGCGCGGTCCGCACCGAGGTGACCGGCGCGGCGATCACCGACGCGCTGCGGATCCTCCGCGAGGCCCGCGACGGCCTCACCGACCGCGAGGTCCAGGAGGCGCAGGACAGCCTGATCCGCACCGCTCCCCTGCGCTACGAGCAGGCCGACTCGATCGCCCAGCAGGTCGGCAGCAACATCGCCGTCGGCGTCCCACTCGACTTCGCCGACACCTACCTCGCCCAGATCGCCGCCACCACCGCCGACGTAGCCACCGACGCCTACCGCCGCTACGTCGGAACCAACGGCCTGCTGGTCGTCGTCGTAGGGGAAGCCAAGGACGTCCGCGACCAGCTCTCCGGGCTGAACATGGGCGACATCATCGAGCTCAGCTGA
- a CDS encoding DUF4190 domain-containing protein: MSFERPQDYPRYSGTPNPDQVHGPEPTRYVLQPGYQEQQPAYGVLRDNSNATVSLVLGLIGLCTFVLIASPFAWWKANQALREIDANPGIYNNRGMAVGGQITGIIGTVLLALFVLGGLLLLFVLIAATGGN; encoded by the coding sequence ATGTCGTTCGAGCGCCCGCAGGACTACCCCCGGTACTCCGGGACGCCCAACCCCGACCAGGTCCACGGCCCCGAGCCGACGCGCTACGTCCTGCAGCCGGGCTACCAGGAGCAGCAACCGGCGTACGGCGTGCTCCGGGACAACTCCAACGCCACCGTCTCCCTGGTTCTCGGGCTCATCGGCCTGTGCACCTTCGTCCTGATCGCCTCCCCCTTCGCCTGGTGGAAGGCGAACCAGGCTCTCCGGGAGATCGACGCCAACCCCGGCATCTACAACAACCGGGGCATGGCCGTCGGCGGCCAGATCACGGGAATCATCGGCACAGTGCTCCTGGCCCTTTTCGTCCTGGGTGGTCTCCTCCTACTGTTCGTCCTCATAGCCGCTACCGGCGGCAACTGA
- a CDS encoding zeta toxin family protein, whose translation MSIREPEVERIFWEQIAPDELTGPRQDQPVVVFVVGQPGDGKAMISALARGVLDQRGQSVMISASRCSAYHPDLHALSGAEPTTVPSESANSATHRQDPGPDARDRGHGDRDLGHDDRDRDRGHGDRDMGHDDRNRGHGDRDMGHDDRDLRHDDRDRGQDDRELVPDDRDRGRDDDRDLKVDGRRWMAMAVSYVVSRGIDAVIELETDGLEELAGEFNADGYQVEVAIVAVPAAVSRFGVLERHVRALEAYGYGRFAEFSPDDFVVKTAEAVDRGAFADRVAVLRPDAHLVYGNERDSAGHWRRPANTAYAINWERDRPWTVLESRLFLEAVSALERTALAAPVAWIRREAMDGVKAINALAAHRLHPDAVTMHIATAGVSTPQY comes from the coding sequence ATGAGCATCCGGGAGCCGGAGGTCGAGCGGATCTTCTGGGAGCAGATCGCTCCGGACGAGCTGACCGGTCCGCGGCAGGACCAACCGGTGGTCGTGTTCGTCGTGGGGCAGCCGGGAGATGGGAAGGCGATGATCTCGGCGCTCGCACGCGGCGTGCTGGATCAGCGTGGTCAGTCGGTGATGATCAGCGCCAGCCGCTGCTCGGCCTACCATCCGGACCTTCACGCGCTGTCCGGCGCCGAGCCCACCACCGTGCCGTCGGAGTCGGCGAACTCGGCCACGCACCGGCAGGACCCGGGGCCCGACGCTCGGGACCGGGGGCACGGTGACCGGGATCTGGGGCACGACGACCGGGACCGGGACCGGGGGCACGGTGACCGGGATATGGGGCACGACGACCGGAACCGGGGGCACGGTGACCGGGATATGGGGCACGACGACCGGGATCTGAGGCACGACGACCGGGACCGGGGGCAGGATGACCGGGAGTTGGTGCCCGACGACCGGGACCGGGGGCGCGACGACGACCGAGACCTGAAGGTGGACGGGCGTCGGTGGATGGCGATGGCTGTTTCGTATGTCGTCTCGCGAGGGATCGATGCGGTGATCGAGCTTGAGACCGATGGGCTCGAAGAGCTGGCCGGTGAGTTCAATGCGGACGGCTATCAGGTCGAGGTGGCGATCGTCGCGGTGCCTGCGGCGGTCAGCCGGTTCGGCGTACTGGAGCGGCATGTCCGTGCCTTGGAAGCCTATGGATATGGGCGGTTCGCGGAATTTTCGCCGGACGACTTCGTGGTGAAGACGGCCGAGGCGGTCGACCGAGGAGCCTTCGCAGATCGAGTCGCCGTACTGCGGCCGGACGCGCATCTGGTCTACGGGAACGAACGCGACTCGGCCGGCCATTGGCGCCGGCCCGCGAACACGGCCTATGCGATCAACTGGGAACGCGATCGCCCGTGGACCGTGCTGGAATCACGACTCTTCCTCGAAGCGGTGTCGGCACTCGAACGCACCGCCCTCGCCGCACCGGTTGCGTGGATCCGGCGTGAGGCGATGGACGGGGTCAAAGCGATCAACGCCCTGGCCGCGCACCGCCTTCACCCCGACGCCGTCACGATGCACATCGCAACGGCCGGAGTATCCACACCGCAGTACTAA
- a CDS encoding MerR family transcriptional regulator produces the protein MTYGVAGDAVPSDGLTVGAAASLVGVTVRTLHHWDSTGLVCPSERTAGGYRLYSASDIARIHRVLIYRELGLPLDGIGELLDAQTIDTTEPLRQQRDQLVERIAHLQGMVKAVDRLIEAKNAGLLLSAEEQVAIFGTDWQPSWVAEARERWRDTDQWAQYAERSAARTPDDWRQVAAANSALDDDLAAAKRAGVIAGSPEGNALAERHRASIGEYFECTHSMHVCLGRKYVADPGFTAHFDALEPGLAHWLRDLVNANAVAQGINPDSATWS, from the coding sequence ATGACGTACGGAGTCGCCGGTGATGCCGTGCCGTCCGATGGGCTGACCGTCGGGGCGGCGGCATCGCTTGTCGGCGTTACCGTGCGCACTCTCCACCACTGGGATTCGACGGGGCTCGTCTGTCCGTCCGAGCGCACTGCCGGCGGCTACCGCCTCTACTCGGCAAGCGATATCGCTCGCATCCACAGAGTGCTCATCTACCGCGAGCTCGGCCTGCCCCTCGACGGCATCGGCGAACTCCTCGATGCCCAGACGATCGACACGACCGAACCACTGCGCCAGCAGCGCGACCAACTCGTCGAACGCATCGCCCACCTGCAAGGAATGGTCAAGGCTGTCGACCGCCTGATCGAAGCCAAGAACGCCGGCCTCCTGCTCTCCGCCGAGGAACAAGTCGCGATCTTCGGCACCGACTGGCAGCCGTCTTGGGTCGCCGAAGCCCGCGAGCGTTGGCGTGACACGGATCAGTGGGCCCAGTACGCCGAACGCTCCGCGGCCCGGACACCCGACGACTGGCGCCAGGTCGCGGCGGCCAACTCAGCTCTCGACGACGACTTAGCCGCGGCGAAACGCGCGGGAGTCATTGCCGGCAGCCCCGAAGGGAACGCGCTCGCCGAGCGGCACCGGGCCTCGATCGGCGAGTACTTCGAGTGCACTCACTCCATGCACGTATGCCTCGGCCGGAAGTACGTCGCCGACCCCGGCTTCACTGCCCACTTCGACGCACTCGAGCCCGGCCTCGCGCACTGGCTCCGTGACCTCGTCAACGCGAACGCCGTTGCCCAAGGCATCAATCCGGACAGCGCGACCTGGTCCTGA
- a CDS encoding VOC family protein: MPALDAVAPEVDRGIYGMPMFVTVPTGDLAASVDFWIRGLGFIDLFTIPGRLTHLRRWAFQDVLLVPAEKPVEAPGASVSFACVLGQVDEIAAACEELLPGCTTGPQQTPWNTVDLEVITPENARVVLTAARPLDPDSPEARNLAAVGIETPRT, translated from the coding sequence GTGCCTGCCCTCGATGCGGTGGCGCCTGAGGTTGATCGCGGCATCTATGGGATGCCGATGTTCGTGACGGTTCCGACTGGCGATCTGGCGGCTTCTGTGGACTTCTGGATTCGGGGGCTGGGGTTCATCGACCTGTTCACGATTCCAGGGCGGCTCACGCATCTTCGGCGGTGGGCGTTTCAGGATGTTCTCCTGGTGCCGGCCGAGAAACCCGTGGAGGCGCCCGGGGCGAGTGTCAGCTTCGCGTGCGTGCTCGGTCAAGTCGATGAGATTGCGGCCGCCTGTGAGGAACTGTTGCCCGGCTGTACTACGGGGCCGCAGCAGACTCCCTGGAACACGGTGGATCTGGAGGTCATCACTCCGGAGAACGCCCGGGTCGTCCTGACCGCCGCTCGTCCACTTGATCCCGACAGTCCCGAAGCCCGGAACCTCGCCGCGGTAGGGATCGAGACTCCCCGAACGTGA
- a CDS encoding carbohydrate ABC transporter permease codes for MIARDRISKLTANLILLALGILFVLPLLWVLFASINRTAGLRVELPTSPTFANFKAVLNTDTTYRPVLNGLVLCGGAAFLTMVCAVLAAYPLSRFKTKFNRPFLLTVLFCTGLPITAVMVPVYGLFVQLNLIDTLGGTIMFMSTASLPFAIWLTKTFMDGVPISLEEAAWVDGASNMKALRRIVLPLMWPGIAVVLIFTFIGMWGNFFVPFMLLLSPERLPASVSIFTFFGQYGEPNYGQLAAYSLIYTTPVLLLYLLLSRKLGGAFALGGAIKG; via the coding sequence ATGATCGCCCGCGACCGGATCAGCAAACTGACCGCCAATCTGATCCTGCTTGCTCTTGGCATCCTTTTCGTCCTGCCGTTGCTCTGGGTGCTGTTCGCCTCGATCAACCGGACGGCCGGGCTTCGGGTCGAACTGCCGACCAGCCCGACCTTCGCGAACTTCAAGGCGGTGCTGAACACCGATACGACGTACCGGCCTGTTCTCAACGGTCTGGTGCTGTGTGGCGGGGCCGCCTTTCTCACCATGGTGTGTGCTGTCTTGGCGGCGTATCCGTTGTCGCGGTTCAAGACGAAGTTCAATCGGCCGTTCTTGCTGACGGTGTTGTTCTGCACCGGGCTGCCGATCACCGCGGTGATGGTGCCGGTCTATGGGTTGTTCGTTCAGCTCAACCTGATCGACACGCTCGGCGGGACGATCATGTTCATGTCGACGGCGTCGCTGCCGTTCGCGATCTGGCTGACGAAGACGTTCATGGACGGCGTACCGATCTCGCTGGAGGAAGCAGCGTGGGTGGATGGTGCGAGCAACATGAAAGCGCTGCGCCGCATCGTGCTCCCGCTGATGTGGCCGGGCATCGCTGTGGTGCTGATCTTCACCTTCATCGGCATGTGGGGAAACTTCTTCGTCCCGTTCATGCTGCTGCTGTCGCCTGAGCGGCTGCCGGCGTCGGTGAGCATCTTCACCTTCTTCGGCCAGTACGGCGAACCGAACTACGGCCAGCTGGCTGCGTATTCGCTCATCTACACGACGCCGGTCCTGCTGCTCTACCTGCTCCTGAGTCGCAAGCTGGGCGGCGCTTTTGCCCTGGGCGGCGCAATAAAGGGCTAG
- a CDS encoding carbohydrate ABC transporter permease — protein MTTSASAVSVPAGRKSGRNGRPRGANFVKMLPLGPAIGLMVVFLAGPILYCVYAAFTNMALTGTGAANVQFIGLDNFRKAFGSSAFVNSIWLTLVFTLISAIIGQNTLGLGLSLLMRRSTKLVRNFVGTAVIGAWVLPEIVAAYLLSAFFNDDGTLNVILHKVGLPGQDWLYAAPIIAVSVANIWRGTAFSMLVYSAALSEVPKEIEESAEMDGAGGWRRLLFVTVPMISRAIMTNLMLITLQTLSVFGLIYAMTRGGPGTKSQTLPLYMYEQAFSFSQIGYGTAIALVMLAIGAVFSLIYLRGLNSEAA, from the coding sequence GTGACGACATCTGCTTCCGCGGTATCCGTTCCGGCCGGTCGCAAGTCCGGCCGGAACGGCCGCCCGCGCGGTGCCAACTTCGTGAAGATGTTGCCGTTGGGACCAGCCATCGGACTGATGGTGGTCTTCCTGGCCGGCCCGATCCTGTACTGCGTCTACGCCGCCTTCACCAACATGGCCCTGACCGGGACCGGTGCGGCCAACGTGCAGTTCATCGGCCTGGACAACTTCCGCAAGGCCTTCGGCAGTTCCGCGTTCGTGAACTCCATCTGGCTGACCCTGGTCTTCACGCTGATCTCCGCGATCATCGGCCAGAACACGCTCGGGCTCGGACTCTCGCTGCTGATGCGCCGCTCCACCAAGCTCGTGCGCAACTTCGTCGGTACGGCGGTGATCGGCGCCTGGGTGCTGCCGGAGATCGTCGCGGCGTACCTGCTCAGCGCGTTCTTCAACGATGACGGCACGCTCAACGTGATCCTGCACAAGGTCGGCTTGCCCGGCCAGGACTGGTTGTACGCGGCACCGATCATCGCCGTGTCGGTCGCGAACATCTGGCGCGGTACGGCCTTCTCGATGCTGGTGTACTCCGCCGCGCTCAGCGAAGTACCGAAGGAGATCGAGGAGTCCGCCGAGATGGACGGCGCCGGGGGCTGGCGGCGGCTGCTCTTCGTGACGGTGCCGATGATCTCGCGCGCGATCATGACCAACCTGATGCTGATCACGCTGCAGACGCTGAGCGTCTTCGGCCTGATCTACGCGATGACGCGTGGTGGACCCGGCACCAAGAGCCAGACCTTGCCCTTGTACATGTACGAACAGGCGTTCAGCTTCTCGCAGATCGGCTACGGCACCGCGATCGCCTTGGTGATGCTTGCCATCGGAGCGGTCTTCTCGCTGATCTACCTACGTGGACTGAACTCGGAGGCCGCATGA
- a CDS encoding extracellular solute-binding protein, translating to MPRRARTARCTAYRTARTPAPFGTTSNSSPRAGLPTDWQPKTWDDVLNTARTIKSKVPGVIPLNVYSGKPMGEASAMQGFEMLLYGTKDTLYNFDQKKWVVGSQGFKDSLNFVKTVFTEGLAPQPKQSLDPNWGNKVGSDLLPNSKLAIALDGSWLYNNWLKTGAKPWPQWSDVLGQTAMPTQTGEGKGKVSLSGGWTWAIPAKSKSPDAAWKFIQSLQSQKNATKYATDGAQIAVRKDVASDVGYKSSSKSTQFFTDLVSVTVYRPALPEYPKVSNEIITAMEAVMTGQSAPDKAAKNYDQAVEGIVGGKDKTTTTSN from the coding sequence GTGCCGCGAAGGGCCAGGACGGCAAGGTGTACGGCGTACCGGACGGCACGGACACCCGCGCCCTTTGGTACAACAAGCAACTCTTCGCCAAGGGCCGGCCTGCCGACCGACTGGCAGCCGAAGACCTGGGACGACGTGCTGAACACCGCCCGGACGATCAAGTCCAAGGTGCCCGGCGTGATCCCGCTGAACGTCTACTCGGGTAAGCCGATGGGCGAGGCGTCCGCCATGCAGGGCTTCGAGATGCTGCTCTACGGCACCAAGGACACCCTCTACAACTTCGACCAGAAGAAGTGGGTCGTCGGCAGCCAGGGCTTCAAGGACTCGCTCAACTTCGTCAAGACCGTCTTCACCGAGGGCCTGGCCCCGCAGCCGAAGCAGTCGCTCGACCCGAACTGGGGCAACAAGGTCGGTAGCGACCTGTTGCCGAACTCGAAGCTGGCGATCGCGCTCGACGGCTCGTGGCTGTACAACAACTGGCTGAAGACCGGCGCCAAGCCGTGGCCGCAGTGGTCCGACGTGCTCGGCCAGACCGCGATGCCGACCCAGACCGGTGAGGGCAAGGGCAAGGTCAGTCTCTCCGGCGGCTGGACCTGGGCGATCCCGGCCAAGTCGAAGTCCCCGGATGCGGCCTGGAAGTTCATCCAGTCGCTGCAGTCGCAGAAGAACGCGACCAAGTACGCCACGGACGGCGCGCAGATCGCCGTACGTAAGGACGTCGCCTCCGATGTCGGCTACAAGTCGTCGTCGAAGAGCACCCAGTTCTTCACCGACCTGGTCTCCGTCACGGTCTACCGCCCCGCGCTGCCGGAGTATCCGAAGGTCTCCAACGAGATCATCACCGCGATGGAAGCCGTGATGACGGGGCAGTCCGCCCCGGACAAGGCGGCGAAGAACTACGACCAGGCGGTCGAGGGCATCGTCGGTGGCAAGGACAAGACGACGACAACAAGCAACTGA
- a CDS encoding TetR/AcrR family transcriptional regulator, whose amino-acid sequence MPKVTVEHRTARHDQIVSAARRCAIEQGFHKTTMADVIRESGLSAGAVYGYFKSKDELVSAIADQALSSVDELFEGILASDQPLTPLAALRATLEHVVEIAEQPGGDVTRVALQAWAEAMHNDAIAGIAREKYSLLRHKFAEVARRAQADGTVDADVDPEYIAQVMFALIPGFLLQRLLLGDVTPKTFATGLTALLK is encoded by the coding sequence ATGCCCAAGGTCACCGTCGAACACCGCACCGCCCGCCACGACCAGATCGTCTCGGCGGCCCGCCGCTGCGCGATCGAGCAGGGCTTCCACAAGACGACGATGGCCGACGTGATCCGCGAGTCAGGACTGTCCGCGGGGGCGGTCTACGGCTACTTCAAGAGCAAGGACGAGCTCGTCTCGGCCATCGCCGACCAGGCGCTCAGCTCGGTCGACGAGCTGTTCGAGGGCATCCTCGCCAGCGATCAGCCGCTGACGCCGCTCGCCGCCCTCCGCGCCACCCTCGAGCACGTCGTCGAGATCGCGGAGCAGCCCGGCGGCGATGTCACCCGGGTCGCACTCCAGGCGTGGGCGGAGGCGATGCACAACGACGCGATCGCCGGCATCGCCCGGGAGAAGTACTCGCTGCTCCGCCATAAGTTCGCCGAGGTGGCGAGACGTGCCCAGGCCGACGGCACGGTCGACGCCGACGTGGATCCGGAGTACATCGCCCAGGTCATGTTCGCCCTGATCCCCGGCTTCCTCCTCCAGCGCCTCCTCCTCGGCGACGTCACCCCCAAAACCTTCGCCACCGGCCTGACCGCGCTCCTGAAGTAG
- a CDS encoding MFS transporter — MISRAKVASGSRTSGAGTNGPGTSRSGTSGSSTSRSGTSGSGSSGYGSSRAGAGRDIGWYWGSQTASAIGDRLTGFAVPSIAILTLNASSAEVGVLAALGWLAYPALGLFAGAALAHVQRRRVMITGEVMRFAVFATVPLAALGGWVTTAQLFVVVAVAGIATVFVDIAGQSYLPALVDPRSLVGANAKLQSSDSFSKLVGPALAGLALKTTDPYAGLLLCALPFLGSAAGRTRIQTLEPPLERAQDPLSARIRQGFTFVWQHPLLRQLVVAAAIRSFGAGMVDAVLLLFAYRVLGLSSLEGGLLIAAGSIGGLLGAFIANRLAARLGTRRTLLLTGVEALCWLTIPICLVTAPVIALVLIRICASIWLPVWNIVTTSVRQELTPTGLQSPVHATARTLTSSTVPLGAITGGLAGGVLSDQLGTRTGLVLVLAVGGAIAGASALLVVRSQEITATPREVECVQPQREP; from the coding sequence GTGATTTCTCGAGCGAAGGTCGCCAGCGGTTCCCGCACCAGCGGGGCCGGCACCAACGGGCCCGGCACCAGCAGGTCCGGCACGAGCGGTTCCAGCACCAGCAGGTCCGGCACGAGCGGTTCCGGCAGCAGCGGGTACGGCAGCAGCCGGGCCGGCGCCGGACGGGACATCGGTTGGTACTGGGGCAGCCAGACGGCAAGCGCCATCGGCGACCGCCTGACCGGCTTCGCCGTCCCCAGCATCGCCATCCTGACCCTCAACGCAAGCAGCGCCGAAGTAGGAGTACTCGCGGCCCTCGGCTGGCTCGCCTACCCCGCGCTTGGCCTGTTCGCCGGCGCAGCCCTCGCCCACGTGCAACGCCGCCGGGTGATGATCACCGGCGAGGTAATGCGATTCGCCGTCTTCGCCACGGTCCCGCTGGCCGCGCTCGGCGGCTGGGTCACCACCGCCCAGCTCTTCGTCGTTGTCGCCGTCGCCGGCATCGCCACCGTCTTCGTCGACATCGCCGGCCAGTCCTACCTGCCGGCCCTCGTCGACCCAAGATCCCTGGTCGGCGCGAACGCCAAGCTGCAAAGCTCCGACAGCTTCTCCAAGCTCGTCGGCCCCGCCCTCGCCGGCCTGGCCCTCAAGACCACCGACCCGTACGCCGGCCTGCTGCTCTGCGCCCTTCCCTTCCTCGGCTCCGCCGCCGGACGAACCAGGATCCAGACCTTGGAACCACCCCTGGAAAGAGCCCAGGACCCTTTGTCCGCAAGGATTCGCCAGGGCTTCACCTTCGTCTGGCAACACCCACTCCTCCGCCAGCTAGTCGTCGCAGCCGCAATCCGCAGCTTCGGCGCCGGCATGGTCGACGCCGTCCTACTCCTCTTCGCGTACCGAGTGCTCGGCCTGTCCAGCCTCGAAGGCGGCCTGCTGATCGCAGCCGGCTCGATCGGCGGACTCCTCGGCGCATTCATCGCAAACCGCCTGGCCGCCAGACTCGGCACCAGGCGCACCTTGCTACTAACCGGCGTGGAAGCCCTGTGCTGGTTGACGATTCCGATCTGCCTGGTCACCGCCCCAGTGATCGCGCTGGTCCTGATCCGGATCTGCGCCTCGATCTGGCTACCGGTCTGGAACATCGTCACCACCAGCGTCCGGCAGGAGCTCACCCCAACCGGTCTGCAAAGCCCCGTCCACGCGACCGCCCGGACGCTCACCTCGTCCACGGTCCCGTTGGGGGCCATCACCGGAGGTTTGGCCGGCGGCGTCCTGAGCGATCAGCTCGGGACCCGTACCGGTCTGGTTCTCGTCCTCGCAGTCGGAGGTGCGATCGCCGGAGCCAGCGCGCTGCTGGTCGTACGAAGCCAGGAGATCACGGCAACACCGAGGGAGGTCGAATGCGTCCAACCACAACGCGAACCCTGA